In Limibacter armeniacum, a single window of DNA contains:
- a CDS encoding extracellular catalytic domain type 1 short-chain-length polyhydroxyalkanoate depolymerase — MNRLNHSLLLVVSMLFLYTTANAQLTQVSSFGSNPGNLTMYYHAPSGIGSNVAVVVVMHGCSQTASGYAAESGWNVLADTYGFYVVYPEQKSANNSSTCFNWFETGDIARGQGEALSIKNMVTYMVNTFGVDSDRAFVTGFSAGGGMTNVMLAAYPDVFASGAVMAGIPYKSGTGLTGAFQAMNPGNDKTPLQWGNLVRNASSNSGDWPTVAVFHGTSDYTVNSMNLLETVEQWVNVHDQTIQSASQVIASSSQNDFNGATGVTRKGYSVGGQEIVVSYSISGMGHAISIDPGSGTGQGGQTGSYAVDKDLYSSYWAAVFFGLTGAVTPPPTADLNVPTGVTAIATSSSAIDISWTDTNTDEAGYVVERASSSGGPFSEITSLAANTVSYTDEGLTAETTYYYRVAAEDADGEKVYGTVVSATTDSDGNGGGSTTETYAIEQLLGPYFFAQLATSDCGQSFTTISAGTLESIEVKLKSAISNTTLKIFSGSTISGTPIYTQTGVSAGSGLQTITLTAPPALDANSSYTFFLENASLGVNYTNVYSGGSFFCDNVNYAYYDAYFVISIAEASGARWAAQTIKPQVDWYLDSKHVLRFGAESSGVLTLIGLDGKMLMRKPVSSDKITVPNIVQGLVIGIWETDSGVQRKKLLFR; from the coding sequence ATGAACCGATTGAACCACTCGCTACTGTTGGTCGTAAGTATGCTGTTTCTGTATACTACTGCCAACGCTCAACTCACCCAAGTATCAAGTTTCGGGTCTAATCCCGGAAACCTCACGATGTATTACCATGCACCTTCTGGAATTGGAAGTAACGTAGCTGTTGTAGTCGTTATGCATGGTTGTTCCCAAACGGCATCAGGATATGCAGCAGAAAGTGGATGGAACGTTTTGGCAGATACCTATGGCTTTTATGTCGTCTACCCTGAGCAGAAATCAGCCAATAACTCCTCCACCTGTTTTAACTGGTTTGAAACTGGAGATATCGCCAGAGGGCAAGGAGAAGCACTTTCCATCAAGAATATGGTAACCTATATGGTGAATACGTTTGGTGTAGATTCAGATAGGGCTTTTGTGACAGGGTTTTCAGCAGGAGGTGGTATGACCAATGTGATGTTGGCAGCTTATCCAGATGTGTTTGCTTCAGGAGCTGTGATGGCAGGGATTCCGTACAAGTCAGGAACAGGACTGACAGGTGCTTTTCAAGCCATGAATCCCGGCAACGATAAAACTCCGCTGCAATGGGGGAATCTGGTAAGAAATGCTTCATCGAATAGTGGTGACTGGCCTACAGTCGCGGTTTTTCATGGGACAAGTGACTATACTGTCAATTCCATGAACCTGTTGGAAACTGTAGAACAGTGGGTAAATGTACATGACCAAACGATTCAAAGTGCAAGTCAGGTAATAGCGAGTAGCAGTCAAAATGATTTCAATGGAGCAACTGGAGTAACCAGAAAAGGATATTCAGTTGGTGGGCAGGAGATAGTGGTAAGCTATAGTATCTCAGGAATGGGGCATGCGATTTCCATTGATCCGGGAAGTGGTACAGGACAGGGCGGACAAACAGGCAGCTATGCTGTCGACAAGGATTTATATTCATCCTATTGGGCTGCAGTTTTCTTTGGATTGACAGGAGCTGTTACGCCACCACCAACTGCCGATTTGAATGTTCCAACTGGTGTAACAGCTATAGCTACATCTTCATCTGCCATTGATATTAGTTGGACAGATACCAATACAGATGAGGCTGGCTACGTTGTGGAACGAGCATCAAGCAGTGGCGGGCCGTTTTCAGAGATAACCTCATTGGCTGCCAATACTGTAAGTTATACAGATGAAGGGTTAACTGCCGAGACGACCTATTACTATCGGGTTGCAGCTGAGGATGCTGATGGCGAAAAAGTATATGGAACGGTGGTCAGTGCAACAACTGACTCTGATGGAAATGGAGGTGGATCTACTACTGAAACATATGCCATTGAGCAGTTACTCGGACCTTACTTTTTTGCTCAGTTGGCAACATCAGATTGCGGACAGTCTTTTACGACAATATCAGCAGGGACATTGGAGAGTATTGAAGTGAAACTTAAATCAGCCATCAGCAATACAACGCTCAAGATTTTCAGTGGAAGTACGATATCTGGTACGCCAATTTACACCCAAACGGGGGTGAGTGCAGGTAGTGGATTGCAGACTATCACCCTTACAGCTCCGCCAGCCTTGGATGCCAATTCCAGTTATACCTTTTTTCTGGAAAATGCTTCTTTAGGTGTGAATTATACCAATGTATATAGTGGGGGTAGCTTCTTTTGTGACAATGTCAACTATGCCTATTATGATGCTTATTTTGTAATTAGTATTGCAGAAGCAAGTGGCGCAAGGTGGGCAGCTCAAACTATAAAGCCTCAAGTAGATTGGTACTTGGATAGTAAGCATGTATTAAGGTTTGGAGCTGAAAGTAGTGGTGTATTGACCTTGATTGGTCTGGATGGGAAGATGCTAATGAGAAAACCGGTTTCATCTGATAAGATCACAGTCCCGAATATTGTCCAAGGATTAGTGATTGGTATTTGGGAAACAGATAGTGGTGTGCAACGGAAAAAGCTTTTATTCAGGTAG
- a CDS encoding DUF3298 and DUF4163 domain-containing protein encodes MKHIFQIMFLLMAFSLFSCQQPTKSEEQQTELIKAQSINNKLHFTTEKQEKSYVNEELEGDNNTSFISFTYPHFTTGGNKAIRDTLNTFITNHLSMSESYNRATPEESMEAFIQSYKDAYVKTKLSAPYQAATHIEVINNDEAMLSLEFNYYEFTGGVHGIQYVIYRNFDPATGTIITLEELIPAHNRELLLQKAEQYFRDSRNLGNNDDLKSAGYWFDDSKFRLPNNFTFEKGNLVFLYNPYEIAPYSEGKIVFFIPEYELQEILK; translated from the coding sequence ATGAAGCATATTTTCCAAATCATGTTCCTGCTGATGGCTTTTTCATTATTCAGTTGTCAGCAACCCACAAAAAGTGAAGAACAGCAAACAGAGTTAATCAAGGCCCAATCCATTAATAACAAACTCCATTTCACTACTGAAAAGCAGGAAAAGTCTTATGTAAATGAAGAGCTGGAAGGAGACAACAACACTTCTTTTATCAGTTTCACTTACCCACATTTTACCACTGGGGGAAACAAAGCTATTCGTGATACACTAAATACTTTTATCACAAACCACCTAAGTATGTCTGAATCATACAACCGTGCCACTCCTGAAGAAAGCATGGAAGCCTTTATTCAGTCATACAAAGATGCTTATGTAAAAACGAAGCTTTCTGCTCCCTATCAGGCAGCTACTCATATAGAAGTGATCAACAATGATGAGGCTATGTTGTCTCTTGAATTCAACTATTATGAGTTTACAGGAGGAGTACATGGTATTCAGTATGTGATCTACAGAAACTTTGACCCTGCCACTGGAACCATCATCACTTTGGAGGAGCTGATTCCTGCACATAACCGTGAGCTATTGCTCCAAAAAGCAGAACAGTACTTTAGAGACAGCCGTAACCTTGGCAATAATGACGACCTTAAGTCAGCAGGATACTGGTTTGATGACAGTAAATTTAGGTTGCCTAATAACTTTACTTTTGAAAAAGGAAACCTTGTATTCCTTTACAATCCATATGAGATCGCGCCATACTCTGAGGGCAAAATTGTATTCTTCATTCCTGAGTATGAGCTACAGGAAATCCTCAAATAA
- a CDS encoding acylphosphatase, translating to MERHLNITVTGNVQGVAYRAYTQKKATELGLKGFVRNLEDGSVYLEIEGEQLPLAKMLSWCQKGSPTAKVTSMQVKMGPLKGYQQFDIDGMR from the coding sequence ATGGAAAGACATTTGAATATCACTGTCACAGGGAATGTACAAGGGGTTGCCTATAGAGCATACACCCAGAAAAAAGCTACAGAACTAGGATTGAAAGGTTTTGTTCGCAATTTGGAAGATGGTTCGGTTTATCTGGAAATAGAAGGAGAGCAGTTACCGCTTGCAAAGATGCTTTCATGGTGCCAAAAAGGTTCACCAACTGCAAAAGTAACCAGTATGCAGGTCAAGATGGGACCTCTGAAAGGTTACCAACAATTTGATATTGATGGGATGAGATAA
- a CDS encoding helix-turn-helix transcriptional regulator has protein sequence MPTQEVVRSSKLSLLRYMLIDSMIRSKFKPFPTKQEILDACEERFGVRSISTIEKDLNAMRFEFDAPIEYSKKSKGYYYSDPSFKLLGMNFSKENLEALQFVGMLLEGFRDLPVFNEFSDAVDKVLDGVEITRQANDSERPFGNFIQIDKSGYIKGSDILANLIRIVKEKGVVRIGYQKFGSEEWKHYTVHAYLLKEYKDLWYLTGFVEERNEVRTFGVDRITTVEELNKGRIEESEVNFDPDNFFRYCLGVTALAEEPQEIMLSFTPQMGNYIKTSPVHHTQEIVQDDEDVCVVRLKLVNNHELRNWILGFGASVKVLKPEKLKEQIKEEILQSMLHYDKA, from the coding sequence ATGCCTACTCAGGAAGTTGTAAGAAGCAGCAAGTTGTCTCTGTTGCGTTATATGCTGATCGACAGTATGATTCGAAGTAAGTTTAAACCATTCCCGACCAAGCAGGAAATATTGGATGCCTGTGAGGAACGCTTCGGAGTACGTTCTATCTCTACAATTGAAAAAGACCTCAATGCAATGCGCTTTGAGTTTGATGCGCCCATCGAATACAGCAAAAAAAGTAAAGGGTATTACTATAGTGACCCTAGTTTTAAGCTGTTGGGAATGAACTTTTCGAAAGAGAATCTGGAAGCGTTGCAGTTTGTTGGAATGTTGCTGGAAGGCTTCAGGGATCTGCCTGTGTTCAATGAGTTTTCAGATGCAGTGGATAAGGTATTGGATGGTGTGGAAATTACGAGGCAAGCCAACGACAGTGAAAGACCATTCGGAAATTTTATTCAAATTGATAAGTCAGGTTATATAAAAGGAAGTGATATTCTGGCGAACCTGATCAGGATTGTCAAGGAAAAAGGTGTTGTTCGTATTGGTTATCAGAAATTCGGGTCAGAGGAATGGAAACATTATACTGTCCATGCATACCTTCTGAAAGAATACAAGGACCTTTGGTACCTGACAGGTTTTGTTGAAGAGCGCAATGAAGTCAGGACCTTTGGTGTAGATAGGATTACCACAGTGGAAGAATTGAATAAGGGGCGGATCGAGGAGTCTGAAGTGAATTTTGATCCTGACAATTTCTTTAGGTACTGTTTAGGAGTGACTGCATTGGCCGAAGAACCTCAGGAGATCATGTTGTCTTTTACCCCTCAGATGGGAAATTATATCAAGACTTCGCCCGTACATCATACACAGGAAATCGTTCAGGATGATGAAGATGTGTGTGTGGTAAGGCTGAAGTTGGTCAACAACCATGAGTTGAGAAATTGGATTTTAGGTTTTGGTGCTTCAGTAAAAGTATTGAAACCTGAAAAATTGAAAGAGCAGATCAAGGAAGAAATACTTCAATCGATGCTGCATTACGACAAAGCATGA
- a CDS encoding acyl carrier protein phosphodiesterase produces MNFLAHIYLSAQDEDEMVGNFMGDFVKGRDFATYPEAISRGIRLHRQIDTFTDQHPVFRQSTALLRPYSGKYAGVLADVYYDHFLAANWESFYNLPLLDFSLHFYQNMERNYQYLPERVKGFFPNMRSNNWLVHYGEMWGIERSLQGIDNRTNGKSKLGEGATWLRDHYEELKAHFMLFMPEVRSFVEETRENL; encoded by the coding sequence ATGAATTTTTTAGCACATATATATCTCTCTGCACAAGACGAGGATGAGATGGTAGGTAACTTTATGGGAGATTTTGTGAAGGGAAGAGACTTTGCTACCTATCCTGAAGCCATATCAAGGGGTATTCGTCTTCATAGACAAATTGATACCTTTACTGACCAGCATCCTGTATTTAGACAGAGTACAGCACTTTTAAGACCTTATAGTGGTAAGTATGCAGGTGTTTTGGCTGATGTATATTATGACCACTTTTTGGCTGCTAACTGGGAAAGTTTTTATAACCTTCCCTTACTTGATTTCTCTCTCCATTTCTATCAGAATATGGAACGGAATTACCAATACTTACCTGAGCGTGTCAAGGGCTTCTTTCCGAATATGCGAAGTAATAACTGGCTGGTTCATTATGGAGAAATGTGGGGAATAGAGCGATCGCTACAGGGCATTGACAACAGAACGAATGGCAAATCAAAATTGGGAGAGGGAGCTACTTGGTTAAGAGATCACTATGAGGAGCTGAAAGCACACTTTATGTTATTTATGCCAGAAGTTAGAAGTTTTGTAGAAGAGACAAGAGAAAACCTTTAA
- the tgt gene encoding tRNA guanosine(34) transglycosylase Tgt — protein MKFELQYTDAQSKARVGEITTDHGKIQTPIFMPVGTQGTVKAVHQRELKEDVKAEIILGNTYHLYLRPGLETIEQAGGLHKFNGWDKPILTDSGGYQVFSLSNNRKIKEEGVVFKSHIDGSKHVFTPENIMDIQRTIGADIIMAFDECTPYPCDHQYAKTSMERTHRWLKRCVDRFDSTEDKYGYSQTLFPIVQGSTFKDLRIQSAETIASFEREGNAIGGLSVGEPAEDMYEMTDLVTDILPKDKPRYLMGVGTPANILEGIGLGIDMFDCVMPTRQARHGQLFTTQGIINIKNQKWERDFSPIDEELGGYVSTFYSKAYLRHLMRAQELLAAQIASVHNLTFYLWLVKEARKHIIEGDFREWKDIMVKKLMQRL, from the coding sequence ATGAAATTTGAACTTCAATATACAGATGCCCAATCCAAAGCAAGGGTGGGCGAAATCACTACTGACCACGGTAAAATACAGACACCTATCTTTATGCCTGTCGGTACACAAGGTACCGTTAAGGCGGTTCACCAACGTGAGCTGAAAGAAGATGTCAAAGCTGAGATTATTCTGGGAAACACTTACCACCTGTACTTGCGTCCGGGACTGGAAACAATAGAACAAGCTGGCGGTCTGCATAAATTCAATGGCTGGGATAAACCTATCCTTACTGACAGTGGCGGGTATCAGGTTTTCTCTTTGTCAAACAACAGGAAAATCAAGGAAGAAGGCGTTGTCTTTAAATCTCATATTGACGGTTCAAAACACGTTTTCACACCTGAAAACATCATGGACATTCAGCGTACCATCGGTGCGGATATCATTATGGCTTTTGATGAGTGCACTCCTTATCCATGTGACCACCAATATGCTAAGACTTCTATGGAGCGTACCCATCGTTGGCTTAAGCGTTGCGTAGACCGTTTTGATTCAACAGAAGACAAATATGGGTACAGCCAGACCCTATTCCCAATTGTACAGGGAAGTACATTCAAGGATCTTCGTATCCAATCGGCAGAAACCATCGCCAGCTTTGAGCGTGAAGGCAATGCCATTGGTGGACTTTCAGTGGGTGAACCAGCTGAAGATATGTACGAGATGACTGATCTTGTAACAGACATTCTTCCAAAAGACAAACCAAGATACCTGATGGGAGTTGGTACGCCTGCCAATATTCTTGAAGGAATTGGGTTGGGAATCGATATGTTTGACTGCGTAATGCCTACAAGACAGGCTCGCCACGGTCAACTGTTTACCACCCAAGGTATCATCAATATCAAAAACCAAAAATGGGAGCGTGATTTCTCACCAATAGATGAGGAATTGGGAGGATATGTAAGTACATTTTATTCAAAGGCTTACCTTAGACACCTGATGCGTGCCCAAGAGTTACTTGCAGCACAAATAGCAAGTGTACACAACCTTACATTTTATCTGTGGCTTGTAAAAGAAGCCCGAAAACATATCATTGAAGGAGACTTCAGAGAGTGGAAAGATATCATGGTCAAAAAACTGATGCAAAGGTTATAA
- a CDS encoding sensor histidine kinase: protein MNLYRYLSQFSLMKRFSTKFLVIAFFGTHIPLIGIIVYLSFAETPSQTSILLTTLGLTLIATAMTLYLQHELLAPIYLSQKALEEYVESRILPELPNDLPDEVGVLMQKINIALGTLDDMYKEKDDMMALLSHDLRSPLNRVLSLVDLITLTKDEEKMPEFLEMIKSACTQQLDLLHHTLMLMKEDHTTSLEKVEDISLDEVINYLETSFSQQIDFKKLKINKDYDTSMMIKGDRYLMCEVLQNLLNNAIKFSPYGKEITVKGVNEEAKCLVSVEDEGIGFDDRIAAKLFDRFTSVGRKGTAGEESNGIGLHLSRKIIMKHKGTLTAYSKGENKGSKFTIELPTWNN, encoded by the coding sequence ATGAATTTATACAGATACCTATCACAGTTTAGTCTTATGAAACGCTTTTCTACCAAGTTTTTGGTGATTGCGTTTTTTGGAACCCATATACCCCTTATCGGTATTATTGTTTACCTGTCTTTTGCCGAAACCCCTTCCCAGACGTCCATTCTCCTGACTACTTTAGGGTTGACTTTGATTGCGACAGCCATGACTTTGTATTTGCAGCATGAACTGTTGGCTCCAATCTACCTATCTCAAAAAGCCTTGGAAGAATATGTTGAATCAAGGATATTACCTGAGCTGCCTAATGACTTGCCAGATGAGGTAGGAGTACTGATGCAAAAAATCAATATTGCTTTGGGTACACTTGATGATATGTATAAGGAAAAGGACGATATGATGGCATTGTTGTCTCATGATTTAAGGTCTCCCTTGAATAGAGTCTTGAGTTTGGTTGACTTGATCACACTCACTAAGGATGAAGAAAAAATGCCGGAGTTTCTAGAGATGATCAAGTCTGCATGTACACAGCAACTTGATCTGCTTCATCATACACTTATGCTTATGAAAGAAGACCATACTACTTCTTTAGAAAAAGTGGAAGATATTTCATTGGATGAAGTGATCAATTATTTGGAGACTTCATTTTCACAGCAGATTGATTTCAAGAAGTTGAAAATCAATAAAGATTATGATACTTCAATGATGATTAAGGGAGACAGGTATTTAATGTGCGAAGTTCTTCAGAATCTGCTTAATAATGCGATTAAGTTTTCACCTTATGGAAAAGAGATAACAGTCAAAGGTGTAAATGAGGAAGCCAAATGTTTGGTGTCTGTTGAAGATGAAGGGATCGGTTTTGATGATCGAATTGCAGCAAAACTTTTTGACCGATTTACCTCTGTTGGAAGAAAGGGGACAGCAGGGGAAGAATCCAACGGTATTGGGTTGCACTTGAGCCGTAAGATTATCATGAAACACAAAGGAACCTTGACAGCTTATAGCAAAGGAGAAAACAAAGGCTCCAAGTTTACCATTGAGTTGCCTACTTGGAATAATTAA
- a CDS encoding MATE family efflux transporter yields MKNTMAIARKPQQLFKHKSFFKDLLHVALPISMQSLLQSSLNMIDQIMVGQLGEQTIAAVGLGLRPIFIYTFVLMAMAGGGSVYVAQFWGKKDYSKIAQVVGSMLLLGGGITLLAGVVCVFFPSQLMHLFTVDQDVIEQGVLYQVINAIGFLPLMLSVIYGAVLRSTGFAKLIMKIGIAKVILNTILNYILIFGVAGYPYWQENTITFMGSVPSAIEGLKGAAIATVISQFFEAIVLLAIVYRRKLTGSFSFKQLTSVPWSILKPILLVSLPLMLGDFSWAVGESAYMFIYGRMGTSEVAAITMTFPLQALTIGFFTGLSAAAAILIGQQLGAGKLRYGMASAKKIVSTGLIITIPLAFVIAITSWKYIDAYNVPPEAASYARTICIIFSVLFPIKVSNMIIGGGVLRSGGDTKFTTRLGLFSTWVFSIPIGLLAAFVFNLPVYLVYIAVSIEEILRIIVVSWRMQSGKWVRNLVDHL; encoded by the coding sequence ATGAAAAACACAATGGCTATTGCCAGAAAACCTCAGCAACTATTCAAACACAAGTCCTTTTTTAAGGATTTATTGCATGTTGCACTTCCCATTTCTATGCAAAGTCTGCTTCAATCATCCCTAAATATGATTGATCAGATTATGGTAGGACAGCTAGGGGAACAAACCATTGCAGCCGTAGGGTTAGGTTTGAGACCAATCTTTATTTACACCTTTGTACTGATGGCAATGGCAGGTGGTGGCAGTGTATACGTTGCTCAATTCTGGGGTAAAAAGGATTACAGCAAAATTGCTCAAGTAGTGGGCAGCATGCTACTGCTGGGAGGAGGCATCACTTTGCTAGCAGGAGTGGTTTGTGTGTTTTTCCCATCCCAATTGATGCACCTTTTTACCGTAGATCAGGATGTGATAGAACAAGGGGTTTTATATCAGGTCATCAACGCAATTGGCTTTTTGCCCCTTATGTTATCTGTAATTTATGGAGCAGTTCTTAGAAGTACTGGTTTTGCAAAACTGATCATGAAAATTGGTATTGCGAAGGTCATTCTCAATACAATTTTGAATTACATTTTGATCTTCGGAGTAGCAGGATATCCTTATTGGCAAGAGAATACAATTACGTTTATGGGAAGTGTCCCTTCTGCAATAGAGGGATTAAAAGGCGCTGCCATCGCTACGGTTATCTCTCAGTTTTTTGAAGCGATCGTCCTTTTAGCAATTGTCTACCGAAGAAAACTGACAGGAAGCTTTTCTTTCAAACAGCTTACCAGCGTACCTTGGTCCATATTGAAACCCATCTTGCTAGTCAGTCTCCCCTTGATGCTCGGCGACTTCTCTTGGGCTGTTGGAGAATCTGCTTACATGTTTATTTATGGCAGAATGGGTACCAGTGAGGTTGCTGCCATTACAATGACTTTTCCATTACAAGCTTTGACCATTGGGTTTTTCACAGGTTTGAGTGCCGCAGCAGCGATTCTGATAGGACAGCAGCTTGGCGCCGGAAAGTTACGTTATGGGATGGCTTCTGCTAAAAAAATTGTTTCAACAGGACTTATCATTACTATTCCATTGGCATTTGTCATTGCAATTACTTCATGGAAATATATAGATGCCTATAATGTACCTCCGGAAGCAGCCTCTTATGCCAGAACCATATGTATTATCTTTTCAGTACTGTTTCCTATAAAGGTTTCAAATATGATTATTGGAGGGGGGGTACTTCGTAGCGGAGGCGACACCAAGTTTACAACCAGACTAGGACTCTTCAGTACTTGGGTATTTTCAATTCCCATCGGATTGTTGGCTGCATTCGTATTTAACCTACCTGTTTACTTGGTCTATATAGCCGTTTCAATAGAAGAAATTCTCAGAATTATTGTGGTCTCTTGGCGTATGCAGTCAGGCAAATGGGTCAGAAACCTTGTAGACCATCTTTAA